From Acidimicrobiales bacterium:
TTGTCCGGACCGATCCGGATGCACCGAAGCACAAGGGGATCTCCGCCCTGATTGTTGAAACCGACACCCCGGGCCTGGACCGGCGGCCGTTCCCCGACCTGGGTGGTCCCGATCACATTGACTTCAACGAGGTGTTCTTCGACGACGTGCTCGTCCCTTCGAGCAACCTTGTTGGCGACCTCAACGACGGGTGGAGGATCTGCAACGGAGCTCTAGCCCATGAGCGGGCGATGTTGTGGGTGATGTGGTCCCAGAGTCTCGACAACATGCTCGATGACGCCCTCGCAGAACTCCATGGCACCCCCCACGCCGACGATGACGTTGTCCTCGACCGGTTGGGTCGGTCGATCATGGACTCCCATGCCATCCGGCTCCTAGGACATCGCCAGTTGGCCAAACAGCAGCGAGGTCTGGTTCCGGCCGAACAGTCGATCCTCAAGTTGATGGGTTCGGAGGCCCAGCAGGATCTGGCCGCCCTGATGCTTGAGAGCCTCGGAGCCTCCGCCCTTGACCAAACCGTCGACTCGACCCTCCGCTTCCCTTACGAGACCGACCGGGGGGCGGTGTCGTGGTCGGACCGTTACCTCTTCACGTTCGCTGGAACAATCAGCGGCGGAACCAGCGAGATCCAGCGCAACATCGTGGCCGAGCGGGTGCTTGGCCTTCCTCGAGGATGAATCTGTGGACTTCGAACTGACCGACGAGCAACTTGAGTTGCAACGGATAGCTCGAGACGTCCTGGATAGTGAGGTCCCCGCCTCTCTAGCCCGAGACATAGCCGAGGGTTCCGGCTCAGCCGATGAGCTGTGGGCCACGCTGACCAGCCTGGATTGGCCGGCGTTGTGTCTTCCGGAACCGGTCGGAGGCCTCGGCCACGGTTGGGTCGAACTAGCGGTCCTACTTGAGGAGATGGGTCGGCATGTAGCGCCGGGGCCCTTCGCGGCCACCGTTTCCCAGTTCGCCCCAGCAGTCCGCCATGCTGGAACCCCGGATCAGCAGGAGCAGTTCCTCGCCCCGGTGGCTGCTGCCGGAGCCACCGGAACCTTGGCCGTAGACGAGGGGGCGGGTACCTGGGACCTTGACCAGATCAGCGCCTCGGCCACCCGGGATGGTGATTCGCTCGTCCTGTCGGGGATCAAGTGCTTTGTGGTGGATGGAGCCTCCGCAGAAGAGATCGCCGTGGTCATCCGCATGGACGGTGGATTGCGGGTCGTCGTCGTCCCTGGTGAGGCAATAGTGGCCCGGGAGTTGGACCCCATCGATGCCACCACCCGACACGCCACCATCGATTTGGAGGGCGTCCGGGTGAGTTCCGACCGACTGCTCATGGGTTCTGATTCCGACGATGTGGTGGTCCGAGCCGTGCAGGAGGCCACTGTCGGGGTGGCTGCCTCGATGCTGGGGGCATGCCAGCGGATTCTCGATTTGAACCTCGACCACGCCAGAGAGCGACAACAGTTCGGTGTACCTATTGGTTCGTTCCAAGCGGTCAAGCACAAGTTGGTTGACATGTATTGCCTGATTGAACGGGCCCGGGCGCTGGTCTACTTCGCCGCTTTGGTGTTTGACTCGGACGATGAGCGACGGACCATCGCCACCTCGATGGCCAAGGCCGGAGCGGGCGAGTGTCAACAGCGCTGTGTTCAAGATGGCCTTCAACTTTTCGGTGGGATCGGCTATACGTGGGAGCACGAACTCCAGTTGTTCCTCCGCCGGGCCAAGGTCGGGGAACTGCATTTTGGAAGCAGTTCGAGTCATCGACGCATGATCGCCCGGTGCGCACTGAGCGCACCTTGACCAGACAAGGAGAATCGACATGGACGATGTCCTCGGTTACGAAGGTACGAAGGTCCTGGTCACCGGTGCGGCATCGGGCATGGGAGCGGCCACCGCGTCGATCCTCGCCGAGTTGGGTGCTGATGTCTACGGCCTCGACATCCAGGATGGCGACGGATCGTTGGACAACCTCCATCGGTGCGACCTCGGGGACCCGGAGGCCATCGACTCTGTGGTGGAGGCGGTTGGCGGGCCCATTGACAGTCTGTTCAACTGCGCCGGACTTCCCACCACGGCACCCGACCGCCAGGTGATGCTGGTCAACTTCTGCGGACATCGGCATCTCACCGAGGCGGTCATCCCGTTGATGGTCCCGGGGGGGTCCATCGCCTTCATCTCATCGGTGGCCGGGATGGGGTGGATCGCCAACGCGGCATCCATGTTGGCCTTCGTGGCCGAACCCGACTTTCCCTCAGGAGAGGCCTGGCTGGACGCCAACCCCGAACCGTGGACAGCCAACGGTTACGCGTGCTCGAAGGAGGCCATAAACGCCTACGTGGCCTGGCGCGGCTTCCAACTCGCCCCGGAGGGCATACGACTCAACAGCCTGAACCCCGGGCCCACCGACACGCCGATGATGCCGTCGTTCGTCGAGTCGCAAGGTCAGGAGTTCTTCGACAATTTCCCCAAACCCATTGGCCGCAATTCGACGGCCGAGGAACAGGCCTGGTGCCTGGTCATGTTGAACAGTCCGCGTTCCAGCTATGTGGTCGCCACGTCGGTCTTTGCCGATGGTGGCTTCACCGGGGGACTGTTTACCGGTGGCATCGACCCGACGGTGCTCATGCCACAGGAGTAGGACCGATGGCCGGCCTAGGGTCCGGCAACTAGAGGATGGCGCCGCTCTCCTTCATGGCCGCAAGTTCATCCCAACTGACTCCCAGTTCGTTGAGTAGAACCTCGGTGTGCTCGCCCAGTTCGGGGGCTCGTTCAACGCCTACCGGGGTCTCGTCGAACTGTGCCGGGCTGGCCACCAACTGCACCTGGTCGCCGTTGGCGGCTTTCATGGTCGGGAGGTAACCGTTGGCCACTGTCTGGACGTCTTCGTAGAGTTCGGTGAGGGTCTGGAAGGGAGTCCAGACGCCGGAGAAGTCCTCGAGCCGCTCCCTCCAGTACTCCAGAGTTTGGGAGCCGAATGCCTCGTCGAGTTGGGCGATGCACTCGCTGGTGTTCTCAGCCCGAACCGCTGAATCGGCAAACTTTGGGTCGGTGGCTAGATCCGGCCGGTCTAGCCGTTCGCAGAGGTCGTCCCAGTGCTTGTCTGACTGAAGGAGGATCAGGCTTATGAACCGGTCGTCAGAGGTCCTATAAGTGTTGACGCCGGGGTTCGGGATCTGGGTGCGATCCCCGGCTGGTAGTCGACCGAACCCAAACAATTTGGCTGCCACTACCATCGGCGAGAGTTGCCAGATCGCGGTGGCGAGCAAGGAAACGTCGACCACGCTGGGCTCGCCGGTCCGTTCCCGTTTCACCAGTGCTGCCGAGATGGCTCCGGCTATGGCCAGGCCTCCCATCACGTCTCCGAAGGCGGGCGACGGTTGACCCTGGGGCCAGCCGTCTGGTCCCTCGGGGAAGACTGCACTCAACCCGCCACGGGCCCAGAACGACGCCCCGTCGTAGCCGCCCTTCTCGGCGTCAGGGCCCTTCGGTCCCTGGCCGGAACCGCGGGCAATGATGAGAGCGGGGTTCCGGTCCCGGAGGTCGTCTACGTCGATTCCTAGCCGATGCCGGACCGAGGGCAGATAGTTGGTCAGGAACACGTCGGCCGTTTCGATGACCTTCATGAATGCCTCGTGGCCGTCGGGATTGGCCACGTTGATGGCCAGGGACCGCTTGCC
This genomic window contains:
- a CDS encoding acyl-CoA dehydrogenase family protein; this translates as MRFGYDEKTEAFRDQLVAWLEANLPDPSLTAERPTSSADIPAWAREFQRQMFDDGWLSPTYPPELGGRNADLFEQMVYLEELGRRHVTRSFNPQGLGIVSASIVSFGNDEQIERWAVPIMRAEKTAALGMSEPGAGSDLASLTTRAVADGDHFVVNGQKVWTSGAHDADVLLVFVRTDPDAPKHKGISALIVETDTPGLDRRPFPDLGGPDHIDFNEVFFDDVLVPSSNLVGDLNDGWRICNGALAHERAMLWVMWSQSLDNMLDDALAELHGTPHADDDVVLDRLGRSIMDSHAIRLLGHRQLAKQQRGLVPAEQSILKLMGSEAQQDLAALMLESLGASALDQTVDSTLRFPYETDRGAVSWSDRYLFTFAGTISGGTSEIQRNIVAERVLGLPRG
- a CDS encoding coniferyl-alcohol dehydrogenase; translated protein: MDDVLGYEGTKVLVTGAASGMGAATASILAELGADVYGLDIQDGDGSLDNLHRCDLGDPEAIDSVVEAVGGPIDSLFNCAGLPTTAPDRQVMLVNFCGHRHLTEAVIPLMVPGGSIAFISSVAGMGWIANAASMLAFVAEPDFPSGEAWLDANPEPWTANGYACSKEAINAYVAWRGFQLAPEGIRLNSLNPGPTDTPMMPSFVESQGQEFFDNFPKPIGRNSTAEEQAWCLVMLNSPRSSYVVATSVFADGGFTGGLFTGGIDPTVLMPQE
- a CDS encoding acyl-CoA/acyl-ACP dehydrogenase; the encoded protein is MDFELTDEQLELQRIARDVLDSEVPASLARDIAEGSGSADELWATLTSLDWPALCLPEPVGGLGHGWVELAVLLEEMGRHVAPGPFAATVSQFAPAVRHAGTPDQQEQFLAPVAAAGATGTLAVDEGAGTWDLDQISASATRDGDSLVLSGIKCFVVDGASAEEIAVVIRMDGGLRVVVVPGEAIVARELDPIDATTRHATIDLEGVRVSSDRLLMGSDSDDVVVRAVQEATVGVAASMLGACQRILDLNLDHARERQQFGVPIGSFQAVKHKLVDMYCLIERARALVYFAALVFDSDDERRTIATSMAKAGAGECQQRCVQDGLQLFGGIGYTWEHELQLFLRRAKVGELHFGSSSSHRRMIARCALSAP
- a CDS encoding CoA transferase, coding for MSGPLEGIRVVEMASWMFVPSAASVLVDWGADVLKVESPDGGDPQRGLISSGLLPGGAGGVNFMVEQPNRGKRSLAINVANPDGHEAFMKVIETADVFLTNYLPSVRHRLGIDVDDLRDRNPALIIARGSGQGPKGPDAEKGGYDGASFWARGGLSAVFPEGPDGWPQGQPSPAFGDVMGGLAIAGAISAALVKRERTGEPSVVDVSLLATAIWQLSPMVVAAKLFGFGRLPAGDRTQIPNPGVNTYRTSDDRFISLILLQSDKHWDDLCERLDRPDLATDPKFADSAVRAENTSECIAQLDEAFGSQTLEYWRERLEDFSGVWTPFQTLTELYEDVQTVANGYLPTMKAANGDQVQLVASPAQFDETPVGVERAPELGEHTEVLLNELGVSWDELAAMKESGAIL